AAAGTATTTTGCTTTTAAAAATTTGACCGAAAATTCTAGAAAATTCTTAGAACACGCCCAAACTTTTcagataaaaatattaaaaaaatccaCCATATGAATTTCCCAAATGAGATCATAAGATAGATGTTGATATCAAAAACCAGAATTCGAAATTTCTCCTGCAGACTACGAGCACACCCATTTTTAAAAAATCTACACGGTCTTTAAACAAGCAGTAAATCTATTTTTGCTTCCGCGCTAAGAATAGAAGTTAATGCTAATTAAAACACTTCCGTTTTATAACAAACTACAGTAAACATTTTTCAACTATTCTTATCATCCACGACAACAAAAGCAACACATGTTGACGTCACTATCAAATCTCAAAATCCAGTCTCATTATTTTTCATTCATGATCCCAAATGTGTAGGATCCGACCCAATGCTGCGTCAGCTCCATCCCAAAACATGCAAGATACATCCAGGAATCTCTACTATGACAGCTATCATTTTTTACCATTAATGGTACCCATTTCACCCTAAATTACAATTTAACCCTTATTTTCTCTATAAATTCATACCCCAAAATCAGCATTTCTTACAGCATTTTCTTACCTTAAAATAgttttagagagaaaagaaaagtaAGTAGTTCGAAAAACAAAAGAGTTTGCCCCTTTCATGGCACTAAGAAACACAAGAATCCtattgagagagtttgagagaaaaTCTTTGAACACTTTAGCCGCTTCTCCGGTGGTTCTCGGTTCGGTGACGACTTCCGTCACTGCCGCCGACCCTTGTTCATTTGATTTAACAACACCAGTTACTACCAAAGCAGCGTCGCCAACGGAAGAAGATACCACGACATCAGAGAAAGCTAGACGGTCTGAGATAAATTTGGATTTTAACGATGGGAAGAAACTTTTCTCGTCGGTGACGACGGGGAAGTTGATAAGATCAATGTTGAATCAACAAATGGCTTCTTATGAACCTATTGTTGATGTTGGTATCAAAGTAATGAGATCAAGATTGGTGGAAACTATGATTGTTAAGGATTTTATCATGTCGATGGTTAAACATACATTTTATGATCATTTCTGTGCTGGTGAGAATTTAGATGAAGCTAAAAAAACTCTTCAGAAACTTTGGAATGGTGGGTTGAAAGGAATTATGGATTATGGTTTGGAAGATGCTACTGATAATGCGTCGTGTGACCGGAATTATAATGAGTTTCTTAAGATTGTCGAGACCACCAAATTACTTCCTCCTTCCTCTGTAAGTATTCGTCAATTCAATTCTTCATTTTATTTTCGTTCTgttttgaatgttttttttttttgctctgtttttgtttctgtttttgaaCGGAAAAATGAGAATTTTGTGTGTAACTGCAGGTAAGTTACGCATGTGTAAAGGTGACGGCAATATGTCCGATATCTCTGCTAAAAAGAGTAAGTGATTTGCTAAGATGGGAACATAAAGATTCTTCATTTCATCTTCCATGGAAAGTTGATACATTGCCAATGCTTGCCGACTCAAGCCCATTCTATCATACAATGAGTAGGCCAAACCATTTAACTCCAAGTGAAGAATATGATCTTCATCAAGCTCACCAGAGACTAATCAAGTTGTCTGAGAAATGTTTAGAGTCGAAGCTTCCGTTACTCGTTGACGCCGAATACTCGTCAGTTCAACCAGCTATTGATTACTTAACATATTCAACAATGATAAGGATTAACAGAGATGGGAATAGAATTGTCCATGGAACAATACAGACGTACTTCAGAGATGCAAAAGAGAGACTAATTCAAGCCACAGAAGCTGCTGAAAAAATGGGTGTCACGTTAGGACTTAAGTTAGTAAGAGGAGCTTATCTATCGAGCGAATCGCAATTAGCTTCTTCTTTAGGATTTCCATCGCCAATTCATAGAAGCATTCAAGATACGCACGCATGTTACGATGAATGTGCTTCGATTATGCTCGAGAAAGTCGCTCAGGGTACTGGAGCGGTTGTTCTTGCTACTCATAACATTGAGTCAGGGAGAGCGGCAGCGTCGAAAGTGGAGAGTTTAGGATTAGAAAAGAGTAGTGAGAAAGTGCAGTTCGCACAATTGAAAGGAATGGCAGATGGGTTGTCATTTGCATTGAAGAATGCAGGTTTTCAAGTTAGCAAGTATCTTCCATATGGACCAGTTGACATGGTTATACCTTATCTGCTCAGGAGAGCTGAAGAAAACAAAGGCCTTTTGTCTGCTTCAACTTTTGATAGGCAACTAATGAGGTTTGTTTTCTTCAATTCAATTCATGTCTatctttgggttttgatttttagttcatgagtttaactttttttttctggttAATTTGTTTGGTTTTGCAGCAAGGAGGTTACAAGGAGATTGAAAGCTGCGGTAACGCCTTCAACCAGCCAGTAAAGCCCCTGGcagtgtcttttttttttttttaacttccttAGTAGGAAGATTATATTAGCTAAATGTACTTTAAAGCACCCTATGTAAAATAGTCTAGTAATATTGATATGTAATTTCgccaatgaaaacaaaaaatactttGAGTGAAGGTATGGTAGTATCTCTGTAAGAATCTCCCAGTATCTTCAAGATTCAGTATTAAATTATTACATGGACTTTATACAGCATGTGCTTAATAAATACTTGCAACACTAAAATCAAATTCCTAGATAAGTTTATTAGGGTCCTTGAAGaaatttccttaatgtgtacGAAAAATGGTTGTAGTACTACAAAAGACCTCTATGAAGAGTGGTCCTAAAAGTACACTTGATtcttgtaggtacacatttcatcttaagggcatcaagatatgatatcacgcgtggacaACCAAGaatcactttatcctatccctaaaaagatctaagatctacgggtGGGGATAgccagactgacgcagacaagacaggggcagaggacagctgtctaccgcggacagacatctcaactacccgcattaaataccctcaaacagcatacgtgtcagtcagcctgtattggaagcgcagataatactgcgtatccagacagaacacgcagatgcagtcgagaacacgaagacttctgcgtgagtggcataaaacacaagaggataaggttataacgggcttcagaagtggaccccacgtaacctccctataaatacccctctctcccaagtgaagagggaggccgaaaaacattgagaggagaataggagagagacaaagagatag
This genomic stretch from Papaver somniferum cultivar HN1 chromosome 5, ASM357369v1, whole genome shotgun sequence harbors:
- the LOC113281927 gene encoding proline dehydrogenase 2, mitochondrial-like — protein: MALRNTRILLREFERKSLNTLAASPVVLGSVTTSVTAADPCSFDLTTPVTTKAASPTEEDTTTSEKARRSEINLDFNDGKKLFSSVTTGKLIRSMLNQQMASYEPIVDVGIKVMRSRLVETMIVKDFIMSMVKHTFYDHFCAGENLDEAKKTLQKLWNGGLKGIMDYGLEDATDNASCDRNYNEFLKIVETTKLLPPSSVSYACVKVTAICPISLLKRVSDLLRWEHKDSSFHLPWKVDTLPMLADSSPFYHTMSRPNHLTPSEEYDLHQAHQRLIKLSEKCLESKLPLLVDAEYSSVQPAIDYLTYSTMIRINRDGNRIVHGTIQTYFRDAKERLIQATEAAEKMGVTLGLKLVRGAYLSSESQLASSLGFPSPIHRSIQDTHACYDECASIMLEKVAQGTGAVVLATHNIESGRAAASKVESLGLEKSSEKVQFAQLKGMADGLSFALKNAGFQVSKYLPYGPVDMVIPYLLRRAEENKGLLSASTFDRQLMSKEVTRRLKAAVTPSTSQ